A genome region from Haliotis asinina isolate JCU_RB_2024 chromosome 11, JCU_Hal_asi_v2, whole genome shotgun sequence includes the following:
- the LOC137256341 gene encoding uncharacterized protein 3, which translates to MVPVARASLFTLACLLVSVCAQNFPGPPPGAVLRGPFPPARPSLTNRVHPPTSAAGMQLMRRMAVSEAVLSSDYTKRMTALDAIQNIPCVFRNPVLKYLLMDYMDMKPLPLPGSVQSQMSPATQLMILTDRGRRLQAGKLLNSRCVQSHDRLGALMYDIAEVPMAASALAGR; encoded by the exons atggttccagtAGCACGGGCCTCCCTGTTCACCCTGGCATGTCTCCTCGTCTCCGTCTGTGCTCAGAACTTTCCAG GTCCACCGCCAGGGGCTGTATTACGAG GTCCCTTCCCGCCCGCTCGGCCTTCTTTGACCAACCGGGTTCATCCTCCGACTAGTGCGGCTGGGATGCAGTTAATGCGGCGGATGGCTGTGTCCGAAGCGGTGCTATCGAGTGACTACACCAAGAGGATGACAGCTCTCGACGCCATTCAGAACATTCCTTGTGTATTTCGAAACCCGGTATTGAAGTACCTTCTCATGGACTATATGGACATGAAACCACTGC CGCTTCCTGGATCAGTGCAATCTCAGATGAGCCCGGCGACACAGTTAATGATTCTCACAGACCGTGGAAGGAGGCTGCAGGCCGGGAAACTCCTCAATTCTCGCTGTGTGCAATCACATGACCGTCTGGGTGCCCTGATGTACGACATAGCCGAAGTCCCAATGGCAGCCAGCGCTCTTGCTGGCAGATAg